The Novipirellula caenicola genome segment CAGCAGTTCTCTGACAAGTTGCCTTCGCAATGCACGTGGTCTATGGCATTTTCGTTGCCGCGATCGATGCCTGCCCACGCTTTAGCGAGCGAAGCGACAGAACGCTCTTGGGATGGTTGCGGTCATCCGCCCCGCAAGCGCACAATGGGGGGCGACAGATTTCAGCATGATCCGCCGCCGTGGATCAAAACGAACTCAATACCGAACTCCCCATTCTTAATCACGGAGATTATTCGCGATGGCTCGACCCGTTACGCTTTTTACCGGCCAATGGGCCGACCTGCCGATTGCAGAAATGGCCCGCATGACCGCCGAATTCGGCTATGACGGGATCGAACTGGCGTGCTGGGGAGATCACTTCGAAGTGGATCGCGCGATCGCCGAAGACGATTATTGCGACAAACAACGAAAACTGCTCGACGATGCCGGGCTGCAATGCCACGCCATCAGCGCCCACTTGGCTGGCCAAGCGGTGCTGGACAACATCGATGCGCGTCACAAATCGATTCTGCCTGAATACGTATGGGGCGACGGCGATCCGGCAGGCGTGAACGAGCGTGCCGCCGAGGAATTGAAGAACACCGCACGCGCGGCCCAGAAGTTCGGTGTCGATGTAGTCAACGGTTTTACCGGCAGCAGCATTTGGCACTTGCTGTATTCGTTCCCACCAGTGCCACCGAGCATGATCGATGACGGGTTTGCCTTGCTAGCCGAACGTTTCAATCCGATCTTGGACGTGTTTGGCGAATGTGGCGTTAACTTTGCTTTGGAAGTGCATCCCACCGAGATCGCGTTTGATATCCACACCGCAGCCCGCGCTCTCGAAGCACTCGATCATCGCAAAGAGTTCGGATTCAATTTCGACCCCAGCCACCTGATTTGGCAAGGGATTGATCCGGTGCAATTCATTCGCACGTTCCCCGACCGCATCTACCACGTTCACATCAAAGATGCGATTGTCACCCTCGATGGCCGCAGCGGTATCAATTGCAGTCACCTGAACTTTGGGGATTCGCGACGCGGTTGGGATTTCCGCAGCCCCGGACGCGGCGGAGTGAACTTTGAAGAGATCATTCGCGCCCTGAACGAAATCAATTACGAAGGCCCGCTTTCGATTGAATGGGAAGATTCGGGAATGGAGCGAACCTTCGGTGCCAAGGAAGCATGTGCCTTCACCAAGAAGCTTGACTTCAGCCCCAGCAATGTCGCCTTTGACGCCGCTTTTGACGGTTGAGATGATTCAAATCAAAGTCAACGGCGAAAACGTCGAAATCGAATCGTCGATGAGTGTCCAGCAATTGCTTGAGACCGTCGATGTGCCGCCGAACTATTTGGCGGTCGAAGTCAACGCGGATGTCGTGCCTCGCGAAGACTATGCTTCCACGATGGTAAACGACGGCGATGATGTCGAAGTCGTCACCCTTGTCGGTGGCGGCTAGAGCAGGTTGAAAGATGACGTGGGATTCAAGCCGTAGCAGCGTTTGCCAGAACGTGGTCCAGCGTCTGGCGACGGCCGCTACATCAAATGTGTAAATGCTCTAAAGAGCGATTTCACTCAACAAACATGAAACCGCGGTGCTCGCTGAAACTACAGCGACATCGCGGTTCTTTTTTGAGTGACTGAATCTTGCAATGCCCGCATGTTCGAAGCCCGAAGCGGTTTGACCAAGTAGTCTTTGACCACGGGGAACTTTGCCATTTGTTCCTTATCAAATTCATGATCCGAAGTGGTCAGCACTGCGATCACCGGAGTCGTATGGTCACTGCGTTTTGAATAGAGTTCCAAGAACTCGTATCCATTCATCACCGGCATGTTGATGTCCAACAAAATCAGCTGCGGCATCGGGTCGAGATGGGCCAACATGTCGAGCGCCTCGCGACCATCGAACGCTTTTAGAATCTTGATGTCAGGTCGCGTTCGTTTGATCACGACTTCATGAAGCAGTTGATCGGCTTCGTCGTCCTCGATCACTAAGATGGTTTTCACGCTGGTGTTTGCCCTTGCTTCTGACGTAAATGCGGCTCACGTCGCTGAGGCATCACCGCAGCGACCTAGTAGTCTTTAGCTTACGATTCGCGGCGGTTGTCCGATTGCTTTATCGGTTTCGCGAATAAAGGTTCGCAACCACCGCGTTTCAGCGGGCATTACAACGATTTGGCGATTGCATGACACGTCATCCGGCCGACGCCCATTGCCCTCTCCTTTGGGTAGCGTTTGCGGCGCGAGGCCCGCCCGGTTGCAGCGAGTGATACGTTCGATTTTGACCGGGCGGGCCCCGCGCCGCACCGCTATAAACGCCACTCGTTCGGTGTAAAAGTAGATGGCATCGGGGCGAATCCGCCGGAAGGGCACACCCTGCATTTGATCACTGTCCCTTTATTCCGTCCCTTTATTCCGCAGCGTATTGCAAAAAGCTCGCCCCCCGGAGCAACCCTTATCACCCGCTCATTTCCCCAACGGCCAAGCCTGGCCTTCATTGACGCAACCTCTTTCGGACTCACCTCTTGCGAACATTTTTTCGGGTAACCGAAGCCCAGGTTTCTCGCGTTTTTTCGCCGGAAAACCCTAATGACGTTATAGGGTTCATCATCAACGGCGTCGGGCGGATCAGGGGCAAATCCGTCGGCCGTTGATGAAATTTGAAAAAGCGACAGGGCGAATGATGACCGACAGTACAGCGATTCGGATCTTGATGATCGAAGATGATGATGGGGACGCAACTCATTTGCAAATCACCCTTCGCAAATCGCAAGGCGAGTACGAACTGCATCGCGCCGAATCGCTAGCCGAGGGCATTCAACTCGCTCAGGAGATCGATTTTCGCGTGATCCTGACCGATCTGAATCTGCCCGATGCGTTTGGTTTGGCATCCGTACAACAGCTGAGCGAATGTTTCGACAACACGGCGATCATCGTGCTTTCGGGGCAAGACCAAGAACAACTCTACATTGACGCGGTTTCCAAGGGCGCCGAGAGTTTTCTGTGCAAAGGCGAGATCACGCCTACGACGGTCCACCGCTGTATTCGGCAAAGCATTGAGCGAATCAAACAGCGAGAAGAGATCAAGCGATTGGTGGATGCGATCCAAAAACAAACGGTCGTGCTGGAGACTCAATCCGCTCAACTGAAGACCAAAAACGAGCGTCTCGAACGACTGCACGATTCCTCACAAAAATTTGTCAACAATGTTTCGCACGAGTTTCGAACCCCACTGTGTGTAGTCAAGCAATACGCCAGTTTGATTGCCGACGGTGCCGTGGGCGACGTTAGCGACGAACAGCGACGAATGTTGCGAGTGATCGAAGATCGCGTCGATGATTTGAATAATATCGTCGACGACATGTTGGACATCAGCCGCCACGAATCGGGTCTGCTGGCAGCGAACCGCGAGACATGTGATTCGACTCAGATTGTCACGCGGATTCTTTCTGGATTGCAACAACGTGCATCGCTACGTGGAATCACGATCCAATTCGAAGCCGATGAAACTCAAACGCCGATTTTCTGTGACGCAGAAAAGGTGTCACGAACGCTAATCAATTTGATTGTCAACGCAATCAAATTTTCCAGCTCAGGCGACTCGATCGTTGTCAGAGTCACCAGTTCGCCAGCGGATCGCGAGGTCACGTTTGCCGTCCAAGATTCTGGTCCTGGGATCGCCACGGAGCAGCGTGAACAAATCTTTTCGCGGTTTCGCCAAGCGAATACTCAACTACTAAGCTCCACCAAGGGCTTCGGTTTGGGGCTCAACATTGCCAAAGAACTGGTGGATTTAAATCTCGGTCAAATGTCGTTGGTCAGCACGGTGGGCGAGGGAAGCACGTTTTCGTTCACGGTCCCGTTTGATGAACCTGAAACCGTCGCACAGCGTTATTTTGCAAGGCTGAAGCAGATCGACGAGAACGCTTCGGTTTGCTTTATACGGATCAACGCTGATATCGAACCCGATGCTTCGCACCGCGGCGACGAAATTCACCAGCTGCTGAATTACTTACTGCATTCACATGATCTGTTAATCAAGACGAGCCTCTCGACGTGGTTAGTGGTCCAGCATGCGAATCCCGAAAGTGCCAAATCCTTTCTTTCGCGAGTGACCAAGGAAACGACATCACTGAATCGCAATCGTCCGCAAGGTCCCTTGCCCACGCTTGATGTGCAGCAGCAGGGAACACTATCCATCCATGCAAGCAGCAACGCATTGATGCATCCGATCCGATGTATCGCCGATGCTGCCCTTCCTTTGCTCACGTTACCCCCGGACCACTACGAGGTGAATCATGTCTAAAAAAACACGCGTCTTGATCGTCGAAGACGACGAAGCGATCCGATTTGGAACTCAACTTCGTCTCGAAACCCGCGAATACACCGTCAGCACCGCAATCGACGGGTGCGACGGGCTGCAGCAAATCCGTGCGGACCAGCCGGATGTGGTTTTGATGGACATTCGCATGCCCAACATGGACGGGTTGACCGCGTTGGCGGAATTGAAAGCCGATCCTACGACGAGCGAGATCCCTGTGATCATCGCCTCCGCAAGCCTGGGTGACAAAACTACGGCGCTGGATATCGGAGCCAAATATTTCCTATGCAAACCGTATTCGAATGACGCATTGTTCGCAGTGGTTGATTCCTCGCTGTAGTTCTTTTTTCCATTCCACCCTTTCCAGGTCCACTGCTCATGCAATCGCTACATGTATTGGTGATCGAAGATGACATCGATTTCGCGCAAACGCTAGAAATAACACTTCGTGCGTCAAATCATGATGTCACGGTGACGCACAACTGGTTGTCGGTGATGGCGAAATTGCGAACCGAGCAATTCGATTTGATCATTGCTGATATTGAAACGCCGACCGGCAACGGATTGACCGCGATGGAATTCCTCAACCAAGACGACTCGGTTGCGAAGATTGAAAAGGTGTTTGTTACCGGCCGCGAAGATGCCGAAACGCTGCGTCGATGTCGCGAAATGAACGCAGGGTACTTGCACAAAACACCCCGCGTGTTCGCAGAGCTAGATCAATTCATTCGCACGCGATGTGATCACCGGTCACTGGCTCGCGTTTGATACGCCACGGTCGCGTCCCCCTTCTTCCCCCCGCCTGCATCTCTCGCCATGAACACCACTTCCGCTACACCATCCGATGGCGTCCGCAGCACGTTGGTGGCAGCCGGAACGATGCGTTGGTTCCACTGGGTGATCGTGGTCTTTTCACTCGGTTTGACACTGCTGGCGTGGAACTATTCACGCAAGCAACTCGATGCTCGGATTCAATTGCAATTTGATCGTGATGCCGATCAAACGGTCGAACTGGTTCGCGAACGGATGCGAAAGTACGAAGACGCTCTATGGTCAGGCGTGGCGTTTATTGGCACGCTCGATGGCGAAGTGGATCATCAACAATGGGAGCGTTACGCGGCCTCGATCCAAATCGAACACAAGTATCCTGGAATCAATGGGATCGGCGTGATTCAAGCACTCGACGATTCCGAATTTCCATCGTTCTTGCAGCGTCAGCGCGAGCAGCGTCCCCATTTCACCGTTCATCCGCCAGCCGAACGCGACGAATATTGGCCGATCACTTGCATTGTTCCGCTGCAGGGGAACGTGCAGGCACTGGGGCTAGATATGGCTCACGAAACGAATCGCATCACAGCGGCCAAAAAGGCGCGTGATACCGGGCAAGCCCAAGTCACCGGTCCCATCGTGTTGGTTCAAGACTCGATGAAGACTCCCGGGTTCCTCTTTTTCGCCCCGTTTTATCAAGGCCGTGTGCACCAGAACGACTCGGCCGACGTTGATCGTTTTGCCGGACTTGTTTATGCCCCGTTTGTGTTTCAAAAGTTAATGAAAGGGACTTTGGCAAAGCAAAAGCGTCACGTCCGAATCCGGATCGAAGATGCAGGCGAAGTGCTGTTCGATGAACACACCGCCAGCGACGCCGATTTTGACCCCGATCCATTATTCAAAAAAACAATCGATGTCGCTGCGTATGGCCGCACATGGACTTTCGATCTTTGGAGCACCAAGTCATTTCGAGCCAATGTCGACACCACTCAACCGTTGACTATCCTTGTCGCCGGTTTGATCATTGATGGTTTGTTGATCGGATTGTTTCTGTTGCTATCCAGCGCCTCTCGAAAGGCACTTCGTTTGGCCGATGCGATGACGCGGGACCTAGAAAATCTTCGATTGGCCGCAGATGTCAATCAAATCGGAGTGTGGGATTTTGATCCGATTAGCGGCGAGGTCACGTGTGACGACGCGATGTACCGATTGTACGGACGCGACCGCAACACGTTCTCGGCAACCTACGAAGCATGGCTAAACAGTCTTCATCCAGATGATCGTGATGCTTGCGAAACCGCCTTTCAAAACGCGTTGATTGGCGAGAGCACGTTTGATTGCGAGTTTCGCATCGTTCAACCCAGCGGAGCGGTTCGACATATCAGCGCCAAAGCGATGGTGTTTTTTGACGAAGCGGGCAAACCCGTTCGGATGCTGGGTGCCAATTCAGACATCACTGAGCGAAAGCACGCCGCATCTGAATTGGAATCCACTCGCCGATTGCAAGCCGCGATCCAAAACGCCGCCGGCGTCGCCATCATCGCCACCGACCCGCAAGGGACCATTGTGGTATTCAATGACGCCGCGCAGAAAATGCTGGGCTATAGCAAAGACGAAATGATCGATCGATCCAGCCCCGCGGTGTTCCATGACCGCGGCGAAGTGCTGCAGCGGGCCAGCGAACTGAGTGAAGAATTTGGCTACGAGGTCGAACCAGGATTCGAAGTCTTTGTTACCAAGGCACGTCAATCTGAATCCGAGCAACGCGAATGGACCTACATCCGTAAAGACGGCAGTCGGTTTCCCGTGCTATTGACCGTCACGGCACTACGTGATCAAGACGGAAACGTTACCGGGTATCTCGGGATCGCCGCCGACATCTCCGAACGCAAACTTGCTCAACAGAGAATCGAAAAGGCCAACGCCAGCTTAGCGCGCAGCAACGAAGAACTCGCGCAATTCGCCTACGTTGCCTCTCACGATCTGCAGGAACCGCTGCGAAAGGTCAACTCGTTCTGTGAGCTGCTCGAACAAGACTGCGGCAACGAACTCAGCGACGACGCCAAACTGTATATGTCTTACATCATGGACGGCGGTCGCCGCATGCGAACGTTGATCCAAGACCTGTTGGCCTATTCGCGAGTCGAATCCGAAGGTCGACGATTGTCGCGAGTCGACGCCAACGAAACGCTGCAATACGCCATCGACAATCTGTCTGAATCCATTCGCGAATCCAATGCACAAATTAGCTACGACCGCTTGCCGATGGTCCAAGCGGATCCAGGGCAACTCGCTCAGCTATTCCAAAACCTAATCGGCAACGCCATCAAATATCGTGGCGACCAAGATCCGTGTGTTCACATCAGCGGCGAGGTCCGCGGATCACGATGCATTTATTCGGTCCAAGACAATGGCATCGGGATTGAACCACGTTATCGCGATCAAGTCTTTGGTGTTTTCAAACGATTGCACAATCGCAGCAAGTACAAGGGCACCGGAATCGGCTTGGCAATATGCAAACGGATCATCGATCGTGTCGATGGCCGAATTTGGATCGAATCCTCGGAAAGCGGTGGATCGATCTTCCGTTTTGAACTTCCCCACGTTCGCGACGATGATTTGAGCGACGTTCGCGAGCCCCATTCAGACGCTTGCTGCGTCAGTTAACGACCACCGGCACCATTGCGGCCGTCGGGTCAATGCCATTCACTTTGAGTAGCACTCGCGGCGCGAGCCGTGCGGTTGCGGCGAGTAAAACGTTCGATTTTGCCCGGGCAGCTCGCGCCGCACCGCAATAAAAAACCACCCGTTTAGTGCGAAAGTAGATAGCACTGGCCGTTGGGGTGACAGCAGCTGTAACCGCATCAAGACTCGGCGGCATCCTTCTTTGCTCGACCTTCCTTCATCTGCTCGCGAAGCTCTTGGCAAGCATCTGAAGGATTGCTGCACAGCGAGCAACTGACGCTACCGTCGTCGTTCTTTTTGCCCGCCAAACCGCCACACGAACCGCTGATCGATTTGCGTCCGAAGATCACCCCGATCGCCATCGCGAACAAAATCACCCCGAATCCGATCACGGTAATGACCAATGTCGGCAGCATCCGAGTGTACAGCGAAGGTGGTTGGTCCGCGGCGACGTCGGTCGTTGGATCGACATCAGCGGTCGCGGGCCCCGCGGCCGCAAGTGCATAGCTCGACAGCGAACCGGTTCCGACACGCACAAATTCATCTCCGCGTCGCCGGATGACCAAGACGTCCAGACCTTGCTCGGATGCCACTTTGATCCCGGCATCGGCGCCGAGCACATTGATCGCGGTCGCCCAACCATCAGCCTTCATGCATGTGTCGGCGACCACCGACACGGAGGCCAAATCATGATCGATCGGTCGACCGGTGCGAGGATCAATCGTGTGGGAATAGCGTTTGCCATCGACTTCGAAATAGATCCGATAGTCTCCCGAGGTCGCCATCGCTTGATCCTGCATCGGATGGGCGGCCGCCAAGGACATCGCGTCCCCGTCGGCATTTGCTGCTTGCGGGTTTTGAATTCCAACCTTCCAGGGCTGTCCTCCCTTTGATCCCGCGACCCGAACCTCGCCGCCAATTTCGACAAACACGTTCTCGGCACCTAGATCGGCCAACCGGTCGACAACTCGGTCCACCCCGTGGCCTTTGGCGATCGACGACAGATCGACCTTCAACGTGGGAACCGACTTTTTCAGCGCCGGTGGGTCCATTCGAACCGCCAGTTTCTTGTAGCCGACCGATTCACGCAAAGTGTCGATCACTGAATCGCTTGGGACGACATTGGTCTTCGGATCGGGTCCAAAGCTCCATGCGTTGACCAGCGGTCCGACGGTGACATCGAAGGCTCCGCCCGTCGCTTCGGCAATTTCCAGTGCGGCGCTGACCACCTCGGCCGTCTCCACGCTGACGTCGAACCAATCGGTCGAGTCCGAGTCGTTGAAGCGGCTGATCTCGGACGACTTCAAGTACGTCGACATTTGGTCATTCACCGCGCGAAGCTCGGCATCCACCGCGATCGCAACGTCCGATTCAAACTCGGGCGGGTCATAGATTTTGACCATGTAGGTCGTGCCCATGGTCGCGCCGCGTAGCTCGCGGATCACCGCGTCGCCGGCGGTCGCGTCCGAGTTGTTGGCCGGATCCGATTGAGCGAGAAGATCACCGCCAAACGTGGAGCCAGCGGAACCGAGCATCGTCAGCACGGCAAAACAAAACGCAGCGAACGGAACCATTCGCTGCGTTGTCGATGTAAGTATCATTTTAACCATTTTAAGTTGTTGCGACGCGGCGGGGCAAAATCGCACCCGCGGGATGCGTCCACGGCTCACCCAAACGATTACCTCAATCGTCGATGACTAACCGCCAAAGTCATCGTAGGCGATGTTTTCAGGCTCGACTCCGAGATCATCCAACATCTTGAAGACCGCTTGGTTCATCATCGGCGGACCACAGATGTAGTACTCGATGTCTTCGGGAGCCGGGTGGTCTTTGAGGTAGTTCTCCAGCAACACTTGGTGGATGAAGCCCTTGTAACCGGTCCAATTGTCCGACGGCAGCGGCTCGGACAATGCAAT includes the following:
- a CDS encoding response regulator, yielding MKTILVIEDDEADQLLHEVVIKRTRPDIKILKAFDGREALDMLAHLDPMPQLILLDINMPVMNGYEFLELYSKRSDHTTPVIAVLTTSDHEFDKEQMAKFPVVKDYLVKPLRASNMRALQDSVTQKRTAMSL
- the thiS gene encoding sulfur carrier protein ThiS; the encoded protein is MIQIKVNGENVEIESSMSVQQLLETVDVPPNYLAVEVNADVVPREDYASTMVNDGDDVEVVTLVGGG
- a CDS encoding CHASE domain-containing protein codes for the protein MNTTSATPSDGVRSTLVAAGTMRWFHWVIVVFSLGLTLLAWNYSRKQLDARIQLQFDRDADQTVELVRERMRKYEDALWSGVAFIGTLDGEVDHQQWERYAASIQIEHKYPGINGIGVIQALDDSEFPSFLQRQREQRPHFTVHPPAERDEYWPITCIVPLQGNVQALGLDMAHETNRITAAKKARDTGQAQVTGPIVLVQDSMKTPGFLFFAPFYQGRVHQNDSADVDRFAGLVYAPFVFQKLMKGTLAKQKRHVRIRIEDAGEVLFDEHTASDADFDPDPLFKKTIDVAAYGRTWTFDLWSTKSFRANVDTTQPLTILVAGLIIDGLLIGLFLLLSSASRKALRLADAMTRDLENLRLAADVNQIGVWDFDPISGEVTCDDAMYRLYGRDRNTFSATYEAWLNSLHPDDRDACETAFQNALIGESTFDCEFRIVQPSGAVRHISAKAMVFFDEAGKPVRMLGANSDITERKHAASELESTRRLQAAIQNAAGVAIIATDPQGTIVVFNDAAQKMLGYSKDEMIDRSSPAVFHDRGEVLQRASELSEEFGYEVEPGFEVFVTKARQSESEQREWTYIRKDGSRFPVLLTVTALRDQDGNVTGYLGIAADISERKLAQQRIEKANASLARSNEELAQFAYVASHDLQEPLRKVNSFCELLEQDCGNELSDDAKLYMSYIMDGGRRMRTLIQDLLAYSRVESEGRRLSRVDANETLQYAIDNLSESIRESNAQISYDRLPMVQADPGQLAQLFQNLIGNAIKYRGDQDPCVHISGEVRGSRCIYSVQDNGIGIEPRYRDQVFGVFKRLHNRSKYKGTGIGLAICKRIIDRVDGRIWIESSESGGSIFRFELPHVRDDDLSDVREPHSDACCVS
- a CDS encoding FAD:protein FMN transferase, with amino-acid sequence MILTSTTQRMVPFAAFCFAVLTMLGSAGSTFGGDLLAQSDPANNSDATAGDAVIRELRGATMGTTYMVKIYDPPEFESDVAIAVDAELRAVNDQMSTYLKSSEISRFNDSDSTDWFDVSVETAEVVSAALEIAEATGGAFDVTVGPLVNAWSFGPDPKTNVVPSDSVIDTLRESVGYKKLAVRMDPPALKKSVPTLKVDLSSIAKGHGVDRVVDRLADLGAENVFVEIGGEVRVAGSKGGQPWKVGIQNPQAANADGDAMSLAAAHPMQDQAMATSGDYRIYFEVDGKRYSHTIDPRTGRPIDHDLASVSVVADTCMKADGWATAINVLGADAGIKVASEQGLDVLVIRRRGDEFVRVGTGSLSSYALAAAGPATADVDPTTDVAADQPPSLYTRMLPTLVITVIGFGVILFAMAIGVIFGRKSISGSCGGLAGKKNDDGSVSCSLCSNPSDACQELREQMKEGRAKKDAAES
- a CDS encoding response regulator, whose translation is MQSLHVLVIEDDIDFAQTLEITLRASNHDVTVTHNWLSVMAKLRTEQFDLIIADIETPTGNGLTAMEFLNQDDSVAKIEKVFVTGREDAETLRRCREMNAGYLHKTPRVFAELDQFIRTRCDHRSLARV
- a CDS encoding sugar phosphate isomerase/epimerase; amino-acid sequence: MARPVTLFTGQWADLPIAEMARMTAEFGYDGIELACWGDHFEVDRAIAEDDYCDKQRKLLDDAGLQCHAISAHLAGQAVLDNIDARHKSILPEYVWGDGDPAGVNERAAEELKNTARAAQKFGVDVVNGFTGSSIWHLLYSFPPVPPSMIDDGFALLAERFNPILDVFGECGVNFALEVHPTEIAFDIHTAARALEALDHRKEFGFNFDPSHLIWQGIDPVQFIRTFPDRIYHVHIKDAIVTLDGRSGINCSHLNFGDSRRGWDFRSPGRGGVNFEEIIRALNEINYEGPLSIEWEDSGMERTFGAKEACAFTKKLDFSPSNVAFDAAFDG
- a CDS encoding response regulator; this translates as MSKKTRVLIVEDDEAIRFGTQLRLETREYTVSTAIDGCDGLQQIRADQPDVVLMDIRMPNMDGLTALAELKADPTTSEIPVIIASASLGDKTTALDIGAKYFLCKPYSNDALFAVVDSSL
- a CDS encoding hybrid sensor histidine kinase/response regulator, producing the protein MKFEKATGRMMTDSTAIRILMIEDDDGDATHLQITLRKSQGEYELHRAESLAEGIQLAQEIDFRVILTDLNLPDAFGLASVQQLSECFDNTAIIVLSGQDQEQLYIDAVSKGAESFLCKGEITPTTVHRCIRQSIERIKQREEIKRLVDAIQKQTVVLETQSAQLKTKNERLERLHDSSQKFVNNVSHEFRTPLCVVKQYASLIADGAVGDVSDEQRRMLRVIEDRVDDLNNIVDDMLDISRHESGLLAANRETCDSTQIVTRILSGLQQRASLRGITIQFEADETQTPIFCDAEKVSRTLINLIVNAIKFSSSGDSIVVRVTSSPADREVTFAVQDSGPGIATEQREQIFSRFRQANTQLLSSTKGFGLGLNIAKELVDLNLGQMSLVSTVGEGSTFSFTVPFDEPETVAQRYFARLKQIDENASVCFIRINADIEPDASHRGDEIHQLLNYLLHSHDLLIKTSLSTWLVVQHANPESAKSFLSRVTKETTSLNRNRPQGPLPTLDVQQQGTLSIHASSNALMHPIRCIADAALPLLTLPPDHYEVNHV